One genomic segment of Sminthopsis crassicaudata isolate SCR6 chromosome 2, ASM4859323v1, whole genome shotgun sequence includes these proteins:
- the GDF5 gene encoding growth/differentiation factor 5 produces the protein MKLPRLLTLLLWHLAWLDLDLISTVLSAPDPAQRSSGSRPGLAKAEAKERPPPARGGFRPGGHGFNGAATNARAKGSASHAGGLLPKKDQPKKMPSRAGGPEPKPETPQARQAGARTVTPKGQHPGTKVPPKGGPSSGTFLLKKAKEPGLPIEPKEPFRPPPVTPHEYMLSLYRTLSDADRKGVNGSVKLEAGLANTITSFIDKGQDDRGPAVRKQRYVFDISALEKDGLLGAELRILRKKPSDGAKPSLPGRPAQLKLSSCPSGQQPGILLDVRSVPGLDSPRWEVFDIWKLFRNFKNSAQLCLELEAWDRGRVMDLRGVGFDRVARQVHEKALFLVFGRTKKRDLFFNEIKARSGQDDKTVYEYLFSQRRKRRAPLTTRQGKRPSKNPKARCSRKALHVNFKDMGWDDWIIAPLEYEAFHCEGLCEFPLRSHLEPTNHAVIQTLMNSMDPESTPPTCCVPTRLSPISILFIDSANNVVYKQYEDMVVESCGCR, from the exons ATGAAACTCCCAAGACTCCTCACTCTCTTGCTCTGGCACCTGGCTTGGTTGGACCTCGATCTTATCAGCACTGTTCTGAGTGCCCCAGACCCGGCACAGAGAAGCTCAGGGTCCAGACCGGGACTGGCCAAGGCAGAAGCCAAGGAGCGTCCCCCTCCTGCCAGAGGCGGCTTCAGGCCGGGGGGACATGGCTTCAATGGGGCAGCCACTAATGCCAGGGCAAAGGGCAGCGCCAGCCACGCTGGAGGCCTCCTACCCAAGAAGGACCAGCCCAAAAAGATGCCCTCGAGAGCCGGAGGTCCTGAGCCCAAGCCAGAAACCCCCCAGGCCAGGCAGGCGGGAGCTCGGACTGTGACCCCCAAAGGGCAGCACCCCGGTACCAAGGTTCCTCCAAAGGGTGGCCCCAGCTCCGGTACTTTCCTACTGAAAAAGGCCAAGGAGCCAGGGCTCCCAATCGAGCCCAAGGAACCTTTCCGACCGCCCCCAGTCACGCCCCATGAGTACATGCTCTCCCTGTACAGGACGCTGTCGGATGCTGATAGGAAGGGAGTCAATGGCAGCGTGAAGCTGGAAGCTGGGCTGGCCAACACCATCACCAGCTTCATAGACAAAGGGCAAG atgaCAGAGGTCCTGCAGTCAGGAAGCAAAGGTATGTGTTTGACATCAGTGCTCTGGAAAAAGATGGGCTATTGGGAGCTGAGTTACGGATCCTGCGGAAAAAGCCCTCAGATGGGGCAAAGCCATCTCTCCCTGGGCGGCCAGCCCAGCTGAAGTTGTCTAGCTGTCCCAGTGGCCAGCAGCCGGGCATCTTGCTCGATGTACGTTCTGTGCCAGGTCTGGATAGCCCCCGTTGGGAAGTGTTTGACATCTGGAAGCTCTTCCGAAATTTTAAGAATTCAGCTCAGCTGTGTTTGGAGCTGGAGGCCTGGGATCGAGGCCGTGTCATGGACCTACGGGGCGTGGGCTTTGACAGAGTGGCCCGCCAGGTCCACGAGAAGGCCTTATTCCTTGTATTTGGCCGTACTAAGAAACGTGATTtgttctttaatgaaattaaggCTCGCTCTGGCCAAGATGATAAAACTGTGTATGAGTACCTATTCAGTCAGCGCCGGAAACGGCGGGCCCCCCTCACAACACGCCAGGGCAAGCGCCCCAGCAAAAATCCCAAGGCCCGTTGCAGTCGCAAGGCTCTGCATGTAAATTTCAAGGACATGGGCTGGGACGACTGGATCATCGCCCCCTTGGAGTACGAAGCCTTTCACTGTGAAGGACTCTGTGAGTTTCCCCTTCGCTCTCACCTGGAACCCACCAACCATGCTGTCATCCAGACTCTCATGAACTCCATGGACCCCGAATCTACTCCCCCTACCTGCTGTGTTCCCACCAGGTTGAGTCCTATCAGCATCCTTTTCATTGATTCTGCCAACAATGTGGTCTACAAGCAGTATGAGGACATGGTTGTGGAGTCCTGTGGCTGCAGGTAG